DNA from Cyprinus carpio isolate SPL01 unplaced genomic scaffold, ASM1834038v1 S000006750, whole genome shotgun sequence:
ACTCAGCCAAAGTACGCCAGCCATTTTTAACCACATTGCAAGAAAAACCTTTTTGaaattcattgcattttaattttaactgcaGTAACACATAATACAAGTACTGTCAcaattatatttgtttacatttattgagCAACCTCATAAGTTATAAAAGAAAATGTCAATGTCAAAGAGCTTACTACCTTCTAGGATGGAGTCCTCCTTTGAGGTGTAGCAACAATTACCAAGGTTGTATTGCATCAGCCAAACTATTTTATCACTTAAAGAAATAGGGTATCTTTATTTAAAGACCATTGTTATGCTGAAAGTGTATCCTTTGAACACAGTACAAACAAGCTTAAATGACACACTttttagctgcatttatttgaatgagcactgtgcaatgtctgaactgattgcttctgttaactttttaaaattcaattgttttaaatttgtaacttttattttaaacctcaaatattttttttaaataattttcaaagttttttaattcctttttttattgttgtgattatttattactattattattattttctttttcttttatgtaaagcccTTTGAATTACCATGTGTATGaatttgctatataaataaacttgccttgccatacctgaattcaccctatattttatttagacacaagCCAAAATGTTACTTACTGatctatataatattttatgactTTTACAACTTAATTGtaccataaataaaattaaaccagcTGTAATATGAAAGTAGAATTTCAAATAAGATACAACTAAAACAATTGTTTAGtcaatgtttatttagtttactaACTATAAATTAAGGTGATATTCTCTTTTGAAAGaccttaatgttttattgtgatgtctttaaaatatgcataatttgtgattaattaaaaataaacaaacaaacaagataacactttataataactttcatttataaataattatcaaacattatataatacttaacagatcattatgtaattaatacatattcacatagctagaaatatgagataatgtgcttgttaatgctTACTAATTAACTTACTAAACATTatgattaacatatgattatttaatgtaaatgaaatcatagactgtaaaaaaagctGGACGAGCGTCTCCActtccttccactatagaaaagtgaagccaaatgccttgtccaaatacacacatttgcagtcttggccacttgagagtgcGTGCGTgcaacaggaagtaagtgcgcaagacgGTCCAGCCCTGCATCTCAATGTGGCTACTTATcctacgcccttaaagtatgtactcttttggtgaagaaaaagtgcacacttttgagtgtgtagtaaaagactaggcaagctttgggacatactataacGTCATACAATTGCGTCTGTAAAGGACcgctctgtcgcacctgttacatgcaccctgtcactgtaaactggcctatCAATCTTATTGGTACAGTTAACAATCCTCaccattaaatttaatttaacttccaactcactggagagaaaagaagtagctcgttgatctgccagtctTTTATGCAGAGACCATGTAGACCATTCGGGGACTTTTGGTATACTcgtttcaacatactatgctttgggacacacttattctaatctcacatactatttaggatggatagcaTGAACATTGAAATGCGGGGCAGATCTTAAAaatgccaaagcgcagtgcccttaacgcacactaaatccTCACTCCAGAGCGGTATTCAatgcttagtgtatcccatcatgcatcatgcatcatgttgtggaaataaatcgctagactttttgccaagatcgtGAGAGGTCATGGAAACCTTTctaatgtaagttaaatattaataataattaaatattacatataatttggtagtaaaacaaagtgctacacgttgtgttggtgcaaaggtgagtagcctatatttattttgtatatcatttgcaactgctatttatcacttaattagaagcaccagaaattaaagtgtgtcccatcaggtaatgaaaagttgtacacacactagtggtcttcatcctcacttgaacacttgggccaaacataggaaatacgtcatataagtagtcaagtgatcaagtgcaaagaccgcaagtgtgggtatttggacaaggcaaaaGCATCTCAGTTCGGCTGCTGCCATCTTGATAAAAATGACATCATTTGAGACAGAGTCTGCGTAGTAGAGATTCGtgttggagccagagtctgcgcagtagtgtcgTAAGGTGGAGCCGTGGTATCAAACTCCTGCCCAAACTCCTGCAGACCCATAACGACATGCCCCGGTTTTATAGCATGAAATTACTAGCTAAAATCATACTTATCACAAAACGAACAATTGAACATATATCAACGTGATATAAAAACTaccttaaatgacaaaaaaaaacaacaacaacaaaaaaacttttttcggAATATTGTATTGgaagtgtatttaattttttttgcactcaAGTCCCAttcagggaagtcgtggcctaatggttagagagttggactcccaattgaagggttgtgagttcgagtctcgggccggcaggaattgtgggtgggggagtgcatgtacagttctctctccaccttcaataccatgacttaggtgcccttgagcaaggcatcgaacccccaactgctccccgggcgccgcaacataaaatggctgcccactgctccatatatatatatatatatatatatattttttttttcaaataaaataatgtagttttttaagaattcaaaataaactgattttggagtttgacaatgAACAACCATGCTTGGGACGGCCCACATAAATGAccaaaaatgctttacatgtcttgaaataataatttctaaacataaaacattaactgccagtctttattcacctgtttcttgttgtttatcattttaattatttaaagtaaatagtgtaaattacatcGCTAATGTCATAGAATAGCACATTGTAATGCAGTGTTACAATGCGCCCCATCTCcgcaactggaatttaaaaactaGTTAGTGTCTTCTGATagttatcaaagcattaaaaaacgaTCTGAGCTGATAAATAACagtggagattaaaataatagcagatttgtctaattttaaatgaataataaaaactgagatgaaaaatttCTTCAAaagattctatatatatatatatatatatatctatatatatatataatatataatgttgatGGTAActgataaatactgtaatttttgttatgttaCCATGAGTGGAAATATTTAAACCACATGTGTTACATCTAAAACCTCACAACACTTTGCACACAGCACACCccacacaaaataaaaagcaaaaaatacaacaattgcgcaaatgtttataaatgtttactaatcaattcacagaaataaaaacaaaatagcttgttcaaagtatatttaaaaatggtttaattgaGGCTTGTTCAGTACATTTCATAAACTGAATACAGGAGTTTGTAACAGTAATTGTTGTCTACCAAGTAAAAATCAAAAATAGACCAATAACATCAGTATTTCCTCAGCAGTTCTGATTCATTCGTTCATTCCCTTTAGGAgtgatatttaaacattaaaggaggcaacattttttttttaaactgtacacTAACACCTTTAATCACACCTAAAACAGTTGTTGTCATACAGAGCACATGTGGACCTTTGTTTTGAGAAACTTGCTGCTgtgtattttaattcattaacagACAGCAACATCAAGATGAACATGGTAAACAGATCAATTGCTTTAATTACGGAACACTGTAAGGTATAGGagcatattctaaaaaaataaataaataaaacaaacaaaacaaaaaaaaaacttaagctgTGAAGCCTATTGGTATTAAACTTTGTGGGCAGTCCATTTACCACACTACTGGGCCACAGTTATTAAGCCATTCACATAATTAAGTAAAAGTCCATCCAGTGGCCAGCCAGGATGTCTTTTAGAGTGGATCATATGACTTTAGATTGCTTTGAAATATTGACCTCACAATGAATACAAGCACAGTGTGTTTCTATGAGCAAAAAGTCATTTCTGCTGTTTGCATACCCCAAAAAAGCAATCCTTTCGAGGAGGGTGTCCTTTGTGTCAtaggtttgtgttgtttttcacatcattcggcaacagttcaaacagccAGCGGGTGACCTTGGTCTCTTCTGTAAGGATGCTCGAGTAGCGGTCTCAAATACTTCCCGAACCCCCTCTTTCGTTTTGGCAGAGCACTCTATGTAGTCGTGCGCTCCGATGCGAGCAGCCATGGCGCGTCCGTCCTCCGTTCTCACTGGCTCCTGTTTTATTCTCGACAGTTCACTTCTCACATTGTCATCGCTCCGCAAATCTTTCTTATTCGCCACCAAAATTATGGGCACATTTGGACAGAAGTGTTTCACTTCCGGCACCCACTTTTCTGGAATGTTTTCCAGAGAGTCTGGGCTATCCACAGAGAAGCACATCAGGATGACATCGGTGTCCGGATAGGATAAGGGTCTCAGTCGGTCGTAGTCCTCCTGCCCCCGCAGTGTCCCATAAAGCTAGCTGAACTCGTTTGGAGTCCACTTCAATGTCTGCGACGTAGTTTTCAAAAACGGTGGGCACGTAAACCTCTGGAAATTCATCTTTGCTAAAAACGATTAACAGACAAGTCTTCCCCACATGCCCCCAGTCCCCAACCACCACCAGCTTTTTTACGAATACACGCCATCAAGTGACGACCTGAGAGTAGCGAAATAACGCTTACAGCAGCAGGGTTAAACATGAAACCAAGATGTGTCAGTACCGACTTTATAAGCTCGCTGTGAGTTCTTAATATAGCAGTCCAATCAGTTTGAGGGAGTGCCTCTGATCTCACTCTCTTTCCACATGACTCATGAGACCATCTCTTTCGGTACAGTTTTCACTGAGCACAATCACTacctgtaaaataataataataataataataataataataataataataataacatatacataaatataaataaataaatatattaatatatatatatatatatatataatatatatatatatataatatatattttgacagtTGTAGAGTTTGACCTGGCTCATATGAACCATTCTGTGATTGTAAGTTTATAAGATTTTTGGAAGTTTCAGTGGTCTGTTAGGCGAACCGTAAATCCGATCAGTCGAATAGGGGTTGCACCAACtgaattttaaaacacaaaactttcatttttttaaataaacagacttatatttttgttttttatttaatttttaaagacagAGTTAGCCTACTTTAATCCTGTTGCTCCAgtactaaacattttatttaaattttagggCAGTGTTTAAACGGGCAGGCTGCTCTGTCACCAGCAAAGGTGGCCACTCTCTGCAGCGAATCGCACCTGTTGTTCCCTTCGATACTTCATGTGTAACGTAGACTAACCCAGAGCCGTTGAAAAAACAGAGTTGCGAGAATGCCATAGGAAATTTAGAATGCGGAAGTAACGCGTGTCGTGGAGCAGCCAATAGTTCCAAACACTGATAGTTCCAGCGCTGAACTTCACACATTTTCAATGTTTTCTGAAGTACGCTCGCTGGTAAATTGATgaaattactgtattttcgaCATTTGAACGCATTGCATTCCGACCTCCTCAATGAATCTATATAATAGATGTATTTTATGTAGCCagctttattaatgtttattggaGGTAGGTAGACTCTTAATTACTGCTAGCTTAGGTAACAAACACTTAACTAATATTAGCTACCGTAATCTGATATTGGGCTACATTTACCTCAAATTTTCAAGTTCGTTGGCATACAACGTTTAATATCGTCGGTTTGTTAGATTTGTTGGTTGAAGTGATTAACACTTGTTTTGCGACCGTATTAGTACACCTGATTTACAATTAACTTTAGCTAGCTTTTactagaattttttgttttttatttatttttgctacctCAACTAGATAACATGGCTAAGCTTGTATCTAGCAAGGTTGTTCCTTGGTTAATTTAGTCATTGAAGTTATACACATGAAACTAGAATAcatctttgtaaatattaagtatttttggatgacatttcaaaatttttatttcactttttttctctcttttaggAGGTGAAAAACACACAGTCTAAACCAAGACTTAAACTTAGATAAAGTATTGTCAGTAATTGAAGTTCCAGCGTCGAACAGGTGGGATTAATTTGCAAAGCCATACACTGTAAGcctcactgtatgtgtgtgtttgtttttgtttgttttcaacagGATGGATTATCGGTGGGGAGTGGGAGCAGTGGCCAGGCTGGGGGAGCTTGTGGTTCCTGTAAGCAATGGAGTGATAATGAAGCTGGTTTTCAAATTTGAACAGTGGGTGCTGAAGCTGGTGGGGGTGATGGTGAGGCTGTAAGTGTAAGATAGAAGATAATATTTTCTCCTATAATTAGTCAGAAAATTATTGTCAACTGCAAGAGTTTACCACACAAACAGTCACATCTTTCTCAAAATTAAGCAGATATGTTGGACTAATATATGAATAACACATCAAATCAATAAAACTTGTATAAACATAAGACAAGGAGAATACCAGAAAACAGGCAAAATAGACCCTCCATACCCATTGATGCTGAAGACTTGCTGGGTGTGGGGGACAGTTGTAGGAGCAAAGGTCAGGCCAAACTCCTCCATGGCAACAAGCAAGGTTTGTGGGGTGGGGCCTGCTTGTTGTAGGTTTGGATCTTATTGTCTTTACTGGTTCATTTTTGACCTTTTTTGTCTGGCTTTTGCTTCCAAGATGACCATCATCAGACAGCTTTTTTTCTATTAGCACAGATCTGCTTTGCTGCAATTCTTAAACTCAGCatgatgtatgtgtttttttttttttttttttttttttttttttttttttgcagatcatGGCATGAAGGAAGCCTGCTGTCCAAGAGCCTACCCTTCTCTCCTCGCAGCACATATCATGGCATTTGGATCCATAAAGGAGCACTGGTCCCTAGTTCGGAACAGCTCCTCATATTTGCCGGACTAAATCGAAGGCCTCTTGTGACGGCCATGACAAATGCTACACCTGGCTTGAACTCTTTCAGCTTCAGTAAAACACTGTGATTTCCTTCGAGGATTGTCATCATTGTGCTTAAGCTGCACTTTGGCAACCCTCACAAATCTTGGaatatttaatcacttaattgaTATTCACTTGTTgtgcatgtacagtacaggtcaaaagtttggaaacattactatttttaatgtttgtctgAAAGAAGGGTCTCTTCATGCTCAATCAAgcctggcatttatttgatcaaaaactacagaaaaaaaaaacagtaggaatatgtgaaatattattacaactgtaaataatagtttttcctatttgaatatactttaaaaaaaaaaagttattcgctgtgacgcaaagctgaattttcagcatcattactcagccTGCAGtggtcacatgtaacatccagtctctCACATGATCAATTaagaaaatcattcaaatattcttgAATTTATTATGAGTGTTCTTGGAAcacagtttctgctgtctaatctattttatgaataaaaggttaaaaagaactgcttttataaaaaaaaaataaaaacaaaaaatcacatttctaataatcatatattctaataatattatttgatCTGTTACTATCAATTTTAATCAGAATTTAACACTCACCTTGCTGATACAGAAGtattgatttatattaaaaaaagaaagaaaaaagattcctgcccccaaattactgaccagtagtgaaGTATGttctattacaaaaatatttatatttaaataacatcattagcgactttttttttttttttttttactttttattcatcaaagtcaTCCTAAGAAAGTCTGACATGTtgtactgaaaaaatatttaagcagcagaactgttgttCAACTTTGTGATAcagaatcatcatattagaatgatttctaaaggatcatgtgggATAATGAAtcctaaaaatgcagcttttcaatCACAGAAATCAATTATGCATTTCACAGTTatcaataaatttaaaacaacaatttatttttaaattgaaataatatatcacaatattacatgtttttattttctgttatttttgatccacataaatgcaggcttgcatgagcagaagaaacttctgaTAACCTTTTCAAAACACTGGTAGAAGAGTAATCGTAATGATGTGTCCCAAACTTTTTTACCCTGTACTGTAGATATGTATGTGAATGTGTCCTTAACATAACTTTAAAGGATGTTAGTAATTATGACCAGTATAGAAGAAACACAAGAAACAAGATATACAgcacatactgtaaatgtaattcatACCTTATTGAGCCGCGATCAACTCCTATTTTCCCTGTCCAAAATTAGTTAAACgacacaaaaattaattaaattcaaggAGTTTTATTTGCATTGAATGTATTTAAGATGGCGTTTCCACTAGcatcaaaattacacattttcacagtacacacaatatatacagt
Protein-coding regions in this window:
- the LOC122144687 gene encoding rho-related GTP-binding protein RhoB-like; protein product: MCFSVDSPDSLENIPEKWVPEVKHFCPNVPIILVANKKDLRSDDNVRSELSRIKQEPVRTEDGRAMAARIGAHDYIECSAKTKEGVREVFETATRASLQKRPRSPAGCLNCCRMM